From Streptomyces sp. NBC_01551:
CGTGGAGATCCCCGAGCTCGACACCTTCGCCTTCGAGGTCGTCGAGGTCCGCGCGAGCCCCTCCGCCGAGACCGGGGTACGGCAGTGGCACTACCCGCCGGAGGAAGTCGCCAAGCTGGCCGACCCCGCCGTCCGGCTCGTCTGCGTGGTCAACCCGGGCAACCCGCCGTCGCTGGCGCTGGACGAGCGGGTGGCGGAGCAGATCAAGGACATCGTCGCCGGCCCCAACCCCGGCCTGCTGATCGTCACCGACGACGTGTACGGCACCTTCGTGCCCGCCTTCCACTCGCTCGCCGCCGACCTCCCCCGCAACACCCTGCTCGTGTACTCGTACTCCAAGCACTACGGGTGCACGGGCTGGCGGCTCGGTGTCATCGGCCTGCACGACGACAACGTCATCGACGAGACGATCGGGAACCTGCCGCAGGAGGAGAAGGACCGCCTGGCCCGGCGCTACCGCACGCTCAGCCTGGAGCCGGACAAACTCCGCTTCATCGACCGGCTGGTCGCCGACTCGCGCTCGGTGGCCCTGGGGCACACGGCCGGCCTCTCGCCGCCGCAGCAGACGATGATGGTGCTCTTCTCGCTCTTCGACCTGCTGGAGGAGGGCCAGGCGTACAAGGAACGCGTCCGGGAGATCGTCCGGCGGCGCCTCGGGCTGCTGATGGAGGGCGCCCGGATGAAGATCGCCGACGACGACCGGCGGGCCGGGTACTACGTCGAACTCGATCTGCTCGCGGAAGCCGAACGGGTCCACGGCAAGGCGTTCGCGGACTTCCTGGAGAGCACCTACGAGCCGCTGGACCCGCTGTTGCGGCTCGCCGCCCAGACCTCGGTGGTCCTGCTGCCGGGCGGCGGCTTCGACGGACCGCAATGGTCGGTCCGGATCTCCCTGGCCAACCTCGACGACATGGACTACCTCAAGATCGGCCACCACCTGCGCGAGGTCTTCCGGGAGTACGCGGCCGAATGGACCCGCGCGCGGTCCCCGGGACGCCCCGCCTGAGGGCGGGGACGTCCGAGGGCGCGCACGGGACGGCCCGGGTCAGCGGCCGATCAGCGGGTAGTGGTCGGAGAGGTTCGTGTACGTGTAGGAGGTGCCCCAGCTGGAGACGGTCCAGGGCGCCGACTGCTCCTTCACCACGTTGTTCTCCCAGCCCGCCGGACGGGCGTTGCCCTTGCGGTACAGGACGTAGTCCAGGTCCTCGCGCGGGTCCGTCGGGTAGCGGTAGTTCGCGATCGAGTTCAGCGCGGTGTCGAAGGAGTACGGGTGGCCCGTACGGGTGTCGGCGCCGGCCAGGTCCGCGTTCGCCAGCATGGAGCCGTACTCCGCCGTGCGGGAGTCGACGTTCATGTCGCCCGCGACGATGACCTGCTCGTTCGCCGGGATGTTCTTGCCGTCGAGGAACGCGTCGATCTGCTTGAACTGGAGCGCCCGCATCTCGGCGGCCTCGCCGGCGCCGCAGCCCGGGTCGGTGGACTGCGCGTGCGTGCCGACCACGTGGACCTTCGTGCCGTTCACGTTCAGCACGGCGTACGCGAAGCCCTTGTTGGACCACCAGTCCGCGCCGCACGCGTCCTTGTAGACCACCTGCTCCTTGCGGACGATGGGCCACTTGCTCAGGATCGTGACGCCGCCGTCCTCCGGGGTGGTGGAGGAGTACGAGCCGCCCGTGGCGTCCCAGCCGCTCTTGCTGCGGCCCACGACCGGGGTCTGGTACGGGTACTGCGCGGCCGAGTTGGCCTTCAGAGCGTCCGAGGCGCCGTTGTCGAAGGCCTCCTGGAGCACGACGACGTCGTGGCCCTGGTAGAAGGAGGCCTTGGGGATCTCCGACGCGCGGTGGTCCTGGCCCCAGTTCGGGTACAGGTTCTTGCTCATCAGGAAGACGTTGTACGACAGGACGCTGAGCCGCGGGGTCGCGGCGGCGCTCTCGGCGGCCGTGGCCGCCGGCGCGGTGGTGGCGGCCAGCGCGCCGACGGCGAGGGCCGCGACGGCCGTGGCGGCGGCCCGGTGGCGGCGGTGCGTGGTGAGCGGCATGAGGTCTCCATCGTTCGCTGCGTGGGGGAGATCGACTCCGTCATCCAAGCAGCCGCGGTTACCTCTGGGTAACACCTGTGACAAGACTTTCTGTCGGGAGTGCGGACGTCTGGCACGGCATGCCACCGGCGCGCCCTCGCATACTGGATGGCATGAGGAAGACACAGGTCCCCGCACCCGCGGAGGCGGCCGCGCGCCGCCCCGACCCCGAGCCGCCCGCCCCCGGCGGGGTGCTCTGGACCATCTCCGGGGACATCCGGGCCCTGCTGATGCTGCCCGCCGCCTTCACCATGCAGGTCGCGCACCCCGCCATCGCCGCCGGAGTCGACGAGTACTCCGTCTTCCGCACCGACCCCTGGGGCCGCGGCGAGCGCTCGCTGCGCTCCGTCCAGCTCTGGGTGTACGGCGGGGAGCGCGCCGCCGAGGAGGGCCGCCGGGTGCGCCGGCTCCACAAGGAGATCCAGGGCACCGACACCCGGGGGCGCCGCTACCACTCCCTCGACCCGGCCTGCTACTCCTGGGTGCACGCCACCGGATTTCCCGTCTACCTGTACGCGGGGCGGTACCTGCTGCGCCCGTTCACCCCGGCGCAGGAACGGCAGCTCTACCGCGAGTGGCTCCAGGTCGGGCGGATCCTCGGCCTCCACGACCGGGACATGCCGCAGACCATCGAGGAGTACTGGCCCTACTACCGGCGGATGCTGGCCGAGGAGATCGAGCCGACCCGGGTCGCCCGCGAACTGGTCGCCACCGATGTGCCGCTGCCCCGGCCCGAGGGCGGGTCCTTCGCCGTGCGGCTGCTGCTGCGGGTGGCGTGGCCGGCGCTGCGGGTGCTGTTCCTGCGCTTCCGGGCCTTCGTCACCGTCGGGTACATGCCGCCCGACGCGCGCGCCGCCGTCGGGCTGGAGTGGAGCCCGGCCCAGGAGCGCAAGCTGCGGCGCTTCAGCGCGGCCGTACGGATCCTCGTACCGCTGCTGCCCGAGCGGCTGCGGTACCTGCCCATCGCCCGCGAGGCGCGGGCCCGGTGGCGCGCCGCCGCCCGCTGAGGGGCGACGGCGCGCGGGGCCTCGTACCGCGGCCGCCTTCGGTCAGTGCTCGTGGACCGAGTCCGTCGCCGCGATCTTCTTCCAGGACTTCGGCTCCACCGGCTGGGCTGCCTTGAGGGAGCGGGCGCCCTTGGACGGGGCGGCGGCCGGCGGGGCGAAGGCGGGCTTGCCCGGGGTGTAGAGCCAGGTCTCGAACAGCTGCGCCAGCGGCTTGCCCGAGATCTTCTCCGCGTACCGGACGAAGTCGCCGACCTTGGCGTTGCCGTACGCGCGCTCCGTCGGCCAGCCCTTGAGGATCCGGAAGAACTTCTCGTCGCCGACCTCGTTCCGCAGCGCCTGGATCGCGATCGCGCCGCGGTCGTAGACGGCTCCGTGGAACTGGTTGTCCGGACCCGGGTCGCCCGGCTTGACCTGCCAGAACGGGTCCTCGGCCGGACGCAGCCCGTAGGCCCAGTCGGCGAGTTCCTGCGCCGTGCCCTCGCCCTCCTTCTCCGACCACAGCCACTGGCTGTAGCGGGCGAAGCCCTCGTTGATCCAGACGTCCTTCCAGCCCTCGACGGAGACGCTGTCCCCGTACCACTGGTGGGCCAGCTCGTGCACGACCACCGAGACGTTCGAGCCGCTCTGGAACTGGCGCGGGCTGTAGAACGGCCGCGTCTGGGTCTCCAGCGCGAAGCCGGTCGGCACGTTCGGGACGTACCCGCCCAGCGCGTTGAAGGGGTACGGCCCGTAGACGCCCTCCAGCCACTCGGCGATCTCGCCCGTCCGCTCGACGCTCGCGCGCGCCGCGCCCGCGTTCTCGCCGAGGTCCGTGCTGTACGCGTTGAGGATCGGCAGCCCGCTCGCCGTCTTGTCGGTGGTGATGTCGAACTTCCCGATGGCCAGGGTGGCGAGGTAGGTGGCCTGCGGCTTGTTCGAGCGCCAGTTGTAGCGGGTCCAGCCGAGCCGGGAGCTCTGGGACTGGAGCACGCCGTTGCTGATGGCCTGCGTACCGTCCGGGACGTTGACGGAGACGTCGAAGGTGGCCTTGTCGAGCGGGTGGTCGTTGCTCGGGAACCACCAGGCGGCCGACTCCGGCTCCTGCGCCGCCACACCGCCGTCCGGGGTGCGCTGCCAGGCGCTGAAGCCGTCGACCTTGAACTCCGAGGGCTTGCCCGCGTACTTGACGACGACGCTCGCCTGCTTGTCCTTCTTCAGCGGCGACGCGGGGGTCACCTCCAGCTCGTGGTCGCCGGAGGTGGCGAACTTCGCCTTCACCCCGTTGACCCGGATCTCGCTGACCCGCAGGCCGAAGTCGAGGTTGAAGCGGGACAGGTCCTGCTTGGCGGTGGCGAGGAGGGTGGCGGTGCCCTCCAGCAGGTCCGTCTTCGGCTGGTACTGCAGGCGCAGGTCGTAGTGCGACACGTCGTATCCGCCGTTGCCGCTGGCCGGGTAATAGGGATCGCCGATACCCGGGGCACCCGGCACGGAACTCGCCGCCGATGCCGGGATCACCAGCAGGAGGGAAGCGGCGAGCACGCTCGGGGCGATGACTTTGCGGTGCACGAAGAGCTCCAAGGGGTAGGGGAGACAGTTGCGTTCGGGCGCTGGTCGTCCGACCGTATTCACGCCCGATCCCCGCGTCATGTCCATGGGGCCCCCTGTCACACGATCGCCATTCGGCCGTCACAGCACGGTGGGCGAACGCGACGCGGCCGGCCCGCGCGGTGGTGCCGCGGGCCGGCCGGTGGATCCGTCGGAGGGGAGTGCCTAGCCGGCGGCCGGCCCCTCGGGCCGCGGCTGCGGGGCCGCGGGGGTGGTGGCGCCGGGCGCGGGGACCGTGACCTCGGCGAGGATCGCCTCGGCCAGGCCCTCGCGCCGGATCCGCTGGTCCACGTACAGCAGCCCGGAGGCCAGCTGGGTGAACACGATCTGGAACATCTGGCCGGCGACACTGCCGATGATCATGAGGAAGACCGCGAACAGCAGGCCGGCGATCAGGCCCGCGGGGAAGCCGCTCTCCTCGGACGCCCCCGCGGTGGCGGGGACCATCGCGAACGTGCCGATGAACTGGAACGGCATCTGGATCGCCCAGGCGACCGCGCCCCCGATCACCCCGGCGAGCAGGGTGATGCCGAAGATCCGCCACCAGGCCCCCCGGACCAGCGCGGCCGAGCGGCGCAGCGCGGTGACCGGGCTCGCGTCCTCCATGACCGCGGCGGCCGGGGCCAGTGCGAGACGGGTGTTGAGCCAGACGGTCAGCGGCACCGTGACCAGCAGGAGCACCGGCAGCAGGCCGAGGAACAGGGGCACGTTGTCCTCGGAGTCCACGGCGGCGATCAGCAGCGGCACGCACACCGCGAGGGCGGCGAACACCGGGGCTCCGGCGATCAGTACCGTCAGGACCATCGCACCGGCCACCGCGGGCGTCCGCCGGAACGCGGCGCGCCACATCGGCCGGAACGCGGTGGGCTTGCCCATGACCGCCTCCCGGAGGACGGCCTGGCACAGCGAGGCGAAGACCGCCATGCCGAGCACGCCGATGACGCCGAGGACCACCAGCAGCGCGGCGCCCGCCACGACCACCGGCACGACGTCCTCGGCCGCCGGATCCTGGCCGTAGGGCGCGTCGAACACGGGCTCCAGGTGGCCGAACACCGTCGCCCCGGCGATCACCACGGCGAGGGCCATGGCCGGCAGCACGATGGCCTGAACGGCCAGCATCACGCCGACGAGCTGCTTCCAGTGGTTGCGAATGGTCCCGAATGCCCCGCTGAGGATCTCCCCGAGGTCCAGCGGCCGCAGCGGGATCACCCCGGGCTGCGGCGACTGCGGCGCCCAGGTCCCCCATTGCGGGGCTCCGGTGGTTCCCCACCCTGCGTTCTGCGTCATGCACGTGCTCCGTCGATCGTCCCCCGAATGGACGCACAACGTATCCCACCTCGTCAGGGACATGGCATGCGAGGTTCATCGGCGGGACCGCAGCGACGGGCCGGGCGCGGCCGGAGCCCCGGGTCCCGGCGTCCGTCGGCGGCACCTGCCACAATTGGCAGCCTTCCATGCAAACGAAGGCAGGCGGGACCGCACAGTGACGATGTCCATCGAAGGCAGGATCGCCGAGGAGCTCGGCGTACGGGAGCGGCAGGTCAAGGCGGCCGTCGAGCTGCTCGACGGCGGTTCCACCGTGCCGTTCATCGCGCGCTACCGCAAGGAAGCGACCGAGATGCTCGACGACGCCCAGCTGCGCACCCTGGAGGAGCGGCTGCGGTACCTGCGCGAGCTGGAGGACCGGCGCGCGGCGATCCTCGACTCCGTCCGCGAGCAGGGCAAGCTCGACGCCGAGCTGGAGGCCCGCATCAACGCGGCCGACACCAAGGCCCGGCTGGAGGACATCTACCTCCCGTTCAAGCCCAAGCGCCGCACCAAGGCGCAGATCGCCCGCGAGGCCGGCCTGGAGCCGCTCGCCGAGGGCCTGCTGGCCGACCCGTCGGTGGAACCGGCCGCCGCCGCGGCCGCGTTCGTCGACGCAGACAAGGGCGTCGCCGACCCGGCCGCCGCGCTGGAGGGCGCCCGCGCCATCCTCACCGAGCGGTTCGCCGAGGACGCCGACCTGATCGGCGAACTCCGCGAGCGCATGTGGGGCCGCGGCCGGCTCGCCGCGAAGGTCCGCGAAGGCAAGGAGGAGGCGGGCGCCAAGTTCGCCGACTACTTCGACTTCGCCGAACCCTTCACCGCCCTGCCCTCGCACCGCGTGCTCGCGATGCTGCGCGGCGAGAAGGAGGACGTCCTCGACCTCAACCTGGAGCCCGAGGAACCGAGCGAGATCCCCGGCCCCTCCACGTACGAGGGCATGATCGCCCGCCGCTTCGGCGTCGCGGCTCCCTCGGAACACAGCCGCCCCGGTGACAAGTGGCTCGGCGACACCGTCCGCTGGGCCTGGCGCACGAAGATCCAGGTGCACCTCGGTATCGACCTGCGGATGCGGCTGCGGCAGGCCGCCGAGGACGAGGCGGTCCGGGTCTTCGCCGCCAACCTGCGCGACCTGCTGCTCGCGGCCCCCGCCGGGACCCGCGCCACGCTCGGCCTCGACCCGGGCTTCCGTACCGGCGTGAAGGTCGCCGTCGTGGACGCCACCGGCAAGGTCGTCGCCACCGACGTGATCTACCCGCACGTGCCCGCGAACAAGTGGGACGAGTCCCTCGCCAAGCTGGCGCGCCTCGCCAAGGAGCACGCGGTCGAGCTGATCGCCATCGGCAACGGCACCGCCTCCCGCGAGACCGACAAGCTCGCGGGCGACCTCATCACGCGCCACCCCGAGCTGAAGCTCACCAAGGTGATGGTGTCCGAGGCCGGCGCCTCCGTGTACTCCGCCTCCGCGTTCGCCTCGCAGGAACTCCCGGACATGGACGTGTCGCTGCGCGGCGCCGTCTCGATCGCCCGCCGGCTCCAGGACCCGCTCGCCGAGCTGGTCAAGATCGACCCGAAGTCGATCGGCGTCGGCCAGTACCAGCACGACCTGTCCGAGGTGAAGCTGTCGCGCTCGCTCGACGCCGTGGTCGAGGACTGTGTGAACGGCGTCGGCGTGGACGTCAACACCGCCTCCGCGCCGCTGCTGTCGCGGGTGTCGGGGATCAGCGGCGGGCTCGCCGAGAACATCGTCGCGCACCGCGACGCCAACGGCCCGTTCCGCAGCCGCAAGGGCCTCAAGGACGTGGCCCGGCTCGGCCCGAAGGCGTACGAGCAGTGCGCGGGCTTCCTCCGGATCCGCGGCGGGGACGACCCGCTGGACTTCTCCAGCGTGCACCCCGAGGCCTACCCGGTGGTCCGGGGCATGGCCAAGACGGCGGGCAGCGAGGTGGCGGCCCTGATCGGCAACAGCGGCGTACTGCGCTCGCTGCGGCCCGAGCAGTTCGTCACCGAGGCCTTCGGCCTGCCGACGGTCACCGACATCCTGCGCGAGCTGGAGAAGCCGGGCCGCGACCCGCGTCCCGCGTTCAAGACGGCCACCTTCAAGGAGGGCGTCGAGAAGATCGGCGACCTGGCCCCCGGGATGATCCTGGAGGGTGTGGTCACCAACGTGGCCGCCTTCGGCGCCTTCATCGACATCGGCGTCCACCAGGACGGCCTGGCGCACGTGTCGGCGCTGTCGAAGACCTTCGTCAAGGACCCGCGGGACGTGGTCAAGCCGGGCGACATCGTCCGTGTGAAGGTCATGGACGTCGACATTCCGCGCAAGCGGATCTCGCTGACCCTGCGGCTGGAGGACGAGGCCGGGGCGGACCGTTCCGCCGGGGCCCCGAAGCAGCGCGAGGAGCGGCGCGGCGGCGGTGGCCGTCCCCCGCAGCAGCGCGGTACGGGCGGTGGCGGCGGCCGCGAGGGCGGCCAGGGCCGGGGCCAGGGCGAGGGTCAGAACCGGGGTCAGAACCGGGGGCAGGGCCAGAACGCGGGCCAGCGCCAGGGTGGTCAGGGTGGTCAGGGCGGTCAGCGCCAGGGCGGTGGCGCCCCGGCACCGGCCAACAGCGCGATGGCCGACGCCCTGCGCCGGGCCGGCCTCACCGGCGGCTCCGAGGAGCGCCGCAAGCGCTGACGGCGGCGGCGCGGGTCTTCGCGGTCCATGCGGTGCAAGCGGTCTTCGCGGTGCACGCGGTCTTCGCGACCGGTGCGGTGGGCGCCCGTTGCGCCCGTTGCGCGCGGGCGGTGGCGTGAGACGGTGGCGTGAGACGGTGGCGTGAGACGGTGGCCGGAGGCGCCCCTTCGGGGGCGGTCCTTCGGCCACCGCCGCGATGGAGACGTCGTGGAGAGATGGCCGAATAGGCGTGCCGCGGGGGGACATTCCTTGCCAACCCCCGTACAAGATCTGTAGGCATGGTGGAACACCCGTTCGTCGCCCGGCGGACGGGCTTGCCGTTTCCCCCCTCCAGGACCGCACTCCCCGAGGCCGCCTTGAAGGCACAGGTCACCATGCCCATGCCCCCGCACGCCTACCGACGCTGCCCGAGAAAGGGTCCGAAGAGGGATCACATGTCCCACCGGCAACTCAACCTGCGTAAACGCTGCGAGATGATTCTCAGCCATCTGGATCTGACTCATCCGTTTTGCCTCGACGGCCTCTGCGAGCGCATAGCCGAACAGCGCGGCCGCCCGATCCGGCTCCACCCGCTCCCCAAGGAGGCGGCCGAGTCCGGCGTCTGCGGACTGTGGGTCGGCACCGACAGCGTGGACTACGTCTTCTACGAGGCGCAGACCACCCCGCTGCACCGGGAGCACATCGTGCTCCACGAGCTGGGCCACATCCTCTTCGGCCACCACTCGCTGGAGGGCGAGGACACCGACGGCGTCCCCACCGTCCTCGGCCGGACCAACTACACCACCCGCCAGGAGCAGGAGGCGGAGATGCTGGCCAGCATGATCCGCATCCGCACCTCGGGCAGCGGACTCCTCCCCTCCGCCGCCCGCGGCACCCTGGCCCGGCTGGAGTCCGCCATGGGCTACGAGCGGGGGCCGCGCGATGGCAGCTGACCTCACCGCCTTCGGCAACTGGCTCGCCGTCCCCAGCGTCGTCTGCCTCTGGATCGCGGTCCTGCTGCGCGCCCCGGGCGCCCTGCGCTCCCCGCAGCAGCGCGGACTGTGGCTCGCCGTCGCCACCGCCGCCGCCGCGATGACCCTGAACCTGCCCGACGTCGTCGCGTACGCGATGCGGCAGGACCCCGACTACGCGCACTCCATCGGCCTGACCCGCAACCTCATCGGCGTGCTCTCCGCCGGCGCCGTGCTCTACTTCGTCGCCGCCGCCGCCGGCGGCCGCCGCCTCCAACTCGCCGCCTGGGTCGGCACGCTGGCCTGGCTGATCACCCTGGTCGCGCTGGACGAGGCCGCGCCCGCCCACGGCACGCACACCATGCCGCCCGTCGGCGACCCGGTGCCCTCGCTCGCGTACTGGCTTGTCCTGATCTCCGCGCACCTGGCCGCCAACACCATCTGCGTGTTCGTCTGCTGGCGCTACAGCGGCCGCGCCGAGAGCCGCGGACTGGCCCTCGGGCTGCGGCTGTTCGGCCTCGGCACCGCGCTGGCGGGCCTGTTCTGGTTCGCGTACCTGCTCAAGGCCCTCTTCGACAGCACCTGGGCGATGCCCGCGCTGCCGCTGATGATGAACCTGCACGGCCTGCTGCGCGCCGCCGCGATCCTGGTCCCGACCCTGTTCACCCTGCGGCGCGGCGCCGTCGACTTCGCCACCGCGTGGCGGCTGTGGCCGCTGTGGCGCGACCTGGTCCAGGTCGTCCCGCACGTCGCCCTCAACAAGCCCCGGGCCGGGCGGCTCCTGGAGCTGCTGTGGCCGCCGGTGCCGCGCGACATGCTCGTGTACCGCAAGGTGATCGAGACCCGCGACGCGATCCTGATCCTGGGGGAGTACGTCGCCCCGGGCGTGCCGGAGCTCGCGCGCAGCCATGTCGCCGGGACGGGGATCCCCGAGCAGCGGCGGACGGCGGCCGCGCTGGCCTGCGTACTGAAGGAGGCGCGGCAGGCGAAACTCGCCGGGCAGCCGCAGCAGGCGGGGGAGGCGGTCGCGCTGGAGCTGCCCGCCGCGATCCAGACGCCGGGGGCCGGCGGAGACCTGGCGGACGAGGCCCGGTTCCTGGTGGACGTGGCCGAGGCCTACGGCTCGCCCGCGACCACGACGTTCACCCCGTGAGGGTCCGGCGGATCCGAACCACCGGAAGCACCCCAACCGGCCGAAGCACCTGAACCACCCGAACCACCTGAAGCACCCGAACCACCCGAACCACCCGAACCACCTGGAAGTGACGTTCCCTTGACCACCGTTCTGATCACCGGGGCCAGCGCCGGCCTCGGCGCCGCCTTCGCCCGGGGCTTCGCGGCCAAGGGCTGCGACCTCGTCCTCGTCGCCCGCGACAAGGACCGCCTCGACGCCCTCGCCGCCGCGCTCGGCCGGGAGTTCGGGGTGGCCGTCGAGGTGCTGCCCGCCGACTTGCTGGACCCGGTGCGCTGCGCCGCCGTCGCCGAGCGGCTCGCGGACACCGGCCGGCCCGTCGACGTGCTGCTGAACAACGCGGGGTTCGGGCTGCCCGCCCCCTTCCCGTACAGCCCCGTCGAGGACGAGGAGCGGATGCTCGACCTGCTCGTGAAGGTCCCGCTGAAGCTCACCCACGCGATCCTGCCGGGCCTGCGCGAGCGCCGCCGCGGCGCCGTGCTGAACGTGTCCTCGGTCGCCGGACTGCTCCCGACCGGGACGTACGGGGCCGCCAAGGCCTGGATCACCGCCTTCAGCGAATCGCTGCGGGTGGACATGGAGCCGTACGGGGTCCGGGTCCTGGCGGTGGTACCCGGCTTCACGCGCACCGAGTTCCAGGAGCGCGCCGGGATGGACGTCAGCGCCCTGCGCGACACGGTGTGGCTGGAGCCGGAGGCGGTGGTCGCCCAGGCCCTGAAGGACCTGGGCCGGCGCCGGCCGGTCAGCATCACCGGCTGGCGCTACAAGGCGTACGCGACCGCCGTCCGCCACCTCCCGCGCACGTTCGTGGCGCGGAAGATGGCCCGCGACCGGCGGCCGCCGGCGGGCTTGCCTACAGCTCGGTGACCTTGCCGTCCGCGACCTCCAGGCGGCGGGTCACGTGGACGGCGTCCAGCATCCGGCGGTCGTGGGTGACCAGCAGCAAGGTCCCCTCGTACGCCTCCAGGGCGGACTCCAGCTGCTCGATCGCCGGGAGGTCGAGGTGGTTGGTGGGCTCGTCCAGCACCAGCAGGTTCACCCCGCGGCCCTGGAGCAGCGCCAGGGCGGCGCGGGTGCGCTCGCCCGGGGAGAGGGTGCCGGCCGGGCGCAGCACGTGCGCCGCCTTGAGGCCGAACTTGGCGAGCAGGGTGCGGACCTCGGCGGGCTCGGTGTCCGGGACGGCCGCGCAGAACGCCTCCAGCAGCGGCTCGTCGCCGAGGAACAGCCCGCGGGCCTGGTCCACCTCGCCGACCAGCACACCGGAGCCGAGCGTGGCCGCGCCGGAGTCCGGGGCCAGCCGGCCGAGCAGGACGGCGAGCAGCGTGGACTTGCCGGCGCCGTTGGCCCCGGTGATCGCGACGCGGTCCGCCCAGTCGATCTGGAGGCTGGCCGGGCCGAAGTGGAAGTCGCCGCGCTCGACGGTGGCCTCGCGCAGCGTCGCGACCACGGACCCGGAGCGGGGGGCGGAGGCGATCTCCATCCGCAGCTCCCACTCCTTGCGGGGCTCGTCGACGACTTCGAGGCGCTCGATCGCGCGCTGCGTCTGGCGGGCCTTGGAGGCCTGCTTCTCGCTCGCCTCGCTGCGGAACTTCTTGCCGATCTTGTCGTTGTCGGTGGCCTTGCGGCGGGCGTTCTTGACGCCCTTGTCCATCCAGCCGCGCTGCATCGCGGCCCGGCCCTCCAGCGCGGAACGCTTGTCGGCGTACTCGTCGTACTCCTCGCGGGCGTGGTTGCGGGCCCGCTCGCGCTCCTCCAGGTACGCGTCGTAGCCGCCGCCGTAGAGGTTGATCTGCTGCTGTGCCAGGTCGAGTTCGAGGACCTTGGTGACGGTGCGGGTGAGGAACTCGCGGTCGTGGCTGATCACGACGGTGCCGGCGCGCAGCCCCTTGACGAACTGCTCCAGCCGCTCCAGGCCGTCGAGGTCGAGGTCGTTGGTCGGCTCGTCGAGCAGGAACACGTCGTACCGGGACAGCAGCAGCGAGGCGAGGCCGGCGCGGGCAGCCTGGCCGCCGGAAAGGGCGGCCATCGGGAGGTCCAGGCCGACGGCGAGCCCGAGGTCGTCGGCAACCTCCTGGGCGCGCTCGTCGAGGTCGGCGCCGCCGAGGTTCAGCCAGCGGTCGAGGGCCTCCGCGTACGCATCGTCCGCGCCGGGGGTGCCGTCGACGAGGCCCTGGGTGGCGGCGTCCAGCTCCGCCTGCGCGGCGGCGACGCCGGTACGGCGGGCCAGGAACTCCCGCACGGACTCGCCGGGCCGCCGCTCGGGCTCCTGCGGCAGGTGCCCGACGGCCGCTCCGGGCGGGGAGAGGCGCAGCTCGCCGGTCTCGGGGGTGTCCAGCCCGGCGAGCAGGCGCAGCAGCGTGGACTTCCCGGCGCCGTTGACGCCGACGAGGCCGATGACGTCGCCGGGGGCGACGACGAGGTCGAGATCGGCGAAGAGCGTGCGCTCACCGTGCGCGGCGGTGAGGTTCTTGGCGACGAGGGTTGCAGTCATGATCTGCCGATCCTATCCGCGAGTCCTTGATCCCCTCACCGGCCGCCGCAGGGCCGCCGCCGATGGCCGGATTGGTGGGATGGCCGTCATTGCGGCCACCGCGCCCGGCGGCGGAGCATGAGGTCATGTCGACGCGAAACGTGCTCGTCGTCCTCTACGACGGGGTGCAGAGCCTGGACGTCACCGGCCCGGTGGAGGTGTTCG
This genomic window contains:
- a CDS encoding Tex family protein, with protein sequence MTMSIEGRIAEELGVRERQVKAAVELLDGGSTVPFIARYRKEATEMLDDAQLRTLEERLRYLRELEDRRAAILDSVREQGKLDAELEARINAADTKARLEDIYLPFKPKRRTKAQIAREAGLEPLAEGLLADPSVEPAAAAAAFVDADKGVADPAAALEGARAILTERFAEDADLIGELRERMWGRGRLAAKVREGKEEAGAKFADYFDFAEPFTALPSHRVLAMLRGEKEDVLDLNLEPEEPSEIPGPSTYEGMIARRFGVAAPSEHSRPGDKWLGDTVRWAWRTKIQVHLGIDLRMRLRQAAEDEAVRVFAANLRDLLLAAPAGTRATLGLDPGFRTGVKVAVVDATGKVVATDVIYPHVPANKWDESLAKLARLAKEHAVELIAIGNGTASRETDKLAGDLITRHPELKLTKVMVSEAGASVYSASAFASQELPDMDVSLRGAVSIARRLQDPLAELVKIDPKSIGVGQYQHDLSEVKLSRSLDAVVEDCVNGVGVDVNTASAPLLSRVSGISGGLAENIVAHRDANGPFRSRKGLKDVARLGPKAYEQCAGFLRIRGGDDPLDFSSVHPEAYPVVRGMAKTAGSEVAALIGNSGVLRSLRPEQFVTEAFGLPTVTDILRELEKPGRDPRPAFKTATFKEGVEKIGDLAPGMILEGVVTNVAAFGAFIDIGVHQDGLAHVSALSKTFVKDPRDVVKPGDIVRVKVMDVDIPRKRISLTLRLEDEAGADRSAGAPKQREERRGGGGRPPQQRGTGGGGGREGGQGRGQGEGQNRGQNRGQGQNAGQRQGGQGGQGGQRQGGGAPAPANSAMADALRRAGLTGGSEERRKR
- a CDS encoding ImmA/IrrE family metallo-endopeptidase; its protein translation is MILSHLDLTHPFCLDGLCERIAEQRGRPIRLHPLPKEAAESGVCGLWVGTDSVDYVFYEAQTTPLHREHIVLHELGHILFGHHSLEGEDTDGVPTVLGRTNYTTRQEQEAEMLASMIRIRTSGSGLLPSAARGTLARLESAMGYERGPRDGS
- a CDS encoding MAB_1171c family putative transporter, whose translation is MAADLTAFGNWLAVPSVVCLWIAVLLRAPGALRSPQQRGLWLAVATAAAAMTLNLPDVVAYAMRQDPDYAHSIGLTRNLIGVLSAGAVLYFVAAAAGGRRLQLAAWVGTLAWLITLVALDEAAPAHGTHTMPPVGDPVPSLAYWLVLISAHLAANTICVFVCWRYSGRAESRGLALGLRLFGLGTALAGLFWFAYLLKALFDSTWAMPALPLMMNLHGLLRAAAILVPTLFTLRRGAVDFATAWRLWPLWRDLVQVVPHVALNKPRAGRLLELLWPPVPRDMLVYRKVIETRDAILILGEYVAPGVPELARSHVAGTGIPEQRRTAAALACVLKEARQAKLAGQPQQAGEAVALELPAAIQTPGAGGDLADEARFLVDVAEAYGSPATTTFTP
- a CDS encoding SDR family oxidoreductase, translating into MTTVLITGASAGLGAAFARGFAAKGCDLVLVARDKDRLDALAAALGREFGVAVEVLPADLLDPVRCAAVAERLADTGRPVDVLLNNAGFGLPAPFPYSPVEDEERMLDLLVKVPLKLTHAILPGLRERRRGAVLNVSSVAGLLPTGTYGAAKAWITAFSESLRVDMEPYGVRVLAVVPGFTRTEFQERAGMDVSALRDTVWLEPEAVVAQALKDLGRRRPVSITGWRYKAYATAVRHLPRTFVARKMARDRRPPAGLPTAR
- a CDS encoding ABC-F family ATP-binding cassette domain-containing protein, whose product is MTATLVAKNLTAAHGERTLFADLDLVVAPGDVIGLVGVNGAGKSTLLRLLAGLDTPETGELRLSPPGAAVGHLPQEPERRPGESVREFLARRTGVAAAQAELDAATQGLVDGTPGADDAYAEALDRWLNLGGADLDERAQEVADDLGLAVGLDLPMAALSGGQAARAGLASLLLSRYDVFLLDEPTNDLDLDGLERLEQFVKGLRAGTVVISHDREFLTRTVTKVLELDLAQQQINLYGGGYDAYLEERERARNHAREEYDEYADKRSALEGRAAMQRGWMDKGVKNARRKATDNDKIGKKFRSEASEKQASKARQTQRAIERLEVVDEPRKEWELRMEIASAPRSGSVVATLREATVERGDFHFGPASLQIDWADRVAITGANGAGKSTLLAVLLGRLAPDSGAATLGSGVLVGEVDQARGLFLGDEPLLEAFCAAVPDTEPAEVRTLLAKFGLKAAHVLRPAGTLSPGERTRAALALLQGRGVNLLVLDEPTNHLDLPAIEQLESALEAYEGTLLLVTHDRRMLDAVHVTRRLEVADGKVTEL